The Streptomyces nitrosporeus genome includes a window with the following:
- a CDS encoding LacI family DNA-binding transcriptional regulator — protein MTVTLADVAARARVSPATVSRVLNGNYPVATSTRDRVLRAVNDLDYVLNGPASSLAAATSDLVGILVNDIADPFFGIMAGAAQSQIGGPGDGSGRAGGEKLAVVCNTGGSPERELTYLTLLQRQRAAAVVLTGGAVEDPAHQAAMAAKLAKLADAGTTVVFCGRPPLPDSDAVLAALAFDNRGGARALTEHLLELGHRRIGYVAGPLERTTTRHRLEGHREAMRAAGLDGDQDRLTVHGWYDRASGYDATRELLSREGEVTAVVAANDTVALGACAAIRDHGLRIPEDISVAGFDDLPFSVDAVPALTTVRLPLAEAGAQAGRLAMGKEKPPAGGILTIEAELMVRGSTAAPRG, from the coding sequence ATGACAGTCACGCTGGCGGACGTGGCGGCCCGCGCCCGGGTCTCCCCGGCCACGGTGTCCCGCGTGCTGAACGGCAACTACCCGGTGGCCACGTCCACCCGCGACCGGGTACTACGCGCGGTGAACGATCTGGACTACGTCCTCAACGGCCCGGCCAGCTCCCTCGCGGCGGCCACGTCCGACCTGGTGGGGATCCTCGTCAACGACATCGCCGACCCCTTCTTCGGGATCATGGCCGGGGCGGCGCAGAGCCAGATCGGCGGCCCGGGTGACGGATCGGGCCGGGCGGGCGGCGAGAAGCTGGCCGTGGTCTGCAACACCGGCGGCTCCCCCGAGCGTGAACTCACCTATCTCACCCTGCTCCAGCGGCAGCGCGCCGCCGCCGTCGTCCTCACCGGCGGCGCGGTCGAGGACCCCGCCCACCAGGCGGCGATGGCCGCGAAGCTGGCGAAACTGGCCGACGCCGGGACCACCGTCGTCTTCTGCGGCCGCCCCCCGCTGCCCGACTCGGACGCCGTCCTCGCCGCGCTGGCCTTCGACAACCGGGGCGGCGCACGGGCGCTGACGGAGCATCTGCTGGAGCTCGGCCACCGCCGGATCGGTTACGTCGCCGGGCCGCTGGAACGCACCACGACCCGGCACCGGCTGGAGGGCCACCGTGAAGCGATGCGGGCCGCCGGTCTGGACGGGGACCAGGACCGCCTCACCGTGCACGGCTGGTACGACCGCGCCTCCGGTTACGACGCGACCCGCGAACTCCTGTCCCGGGAGGGGGAGGTGACGGCGGTGGTCGCGGCCAACGACACGGTGGCGCTGGGTGCCTGCGCGGCGATCCGGGACCACGGGCTGCGTATCCCCGAGGACATCTCGGTGGCGGGCTTCGACGACCTGCCGTTCTCCGTGGACGCGGTGCCCGCGCTGACGACCGTACGGCTGCCGCTGGCCGAGGCGGGCGCGCAGGCGGGCCGCCTGGCGATGGGCAAGGAGAAGCCCCCGGCCGGCGGCATCCTGACGATCGAGGCGGAGCTGATGGTGCGGGGGTCGACGGCCGCACCGCGCGGCTGA
- a CDS encoding class I SAM-dependent methyltransferase produces the protein MDRNVRSVEDLLRLMDDLFAPDADRWTKGGADWWDGFYEDRSKPVPFFAAKPDETLVSYVERGLVTPGRALDLGCGPGRNALYLASLGYEVDAVDLSPGAVAWAEERAREAGADIRFHCGDAFAEGAPAGPYDLIHDSGCFHHLPPHRRITYLAYVERALAPGGHLSLGAFASGAMGSELSDVELYRTARLHGGVAYTAESLRWIFGGPQGLEEVELRRMRDEPADSPWFGEDFMWAALFRRRADGTVGLG, from the coding sequence ATGGACCGGAACGTGCGCTCGGTCGAGGATCTGCTGCGGCTCATGGACGACCTGTTCGCGCCGGACGCGGACCGGTGGACGAAGGGCGGGGCCGACTGGTGGGACGGGTTCTACGAGGACCGGTCGAAGCCGGTGCCGTTCTTCGCGGCGAAGCCCGACGAGACACTCGTGTCGTATGTGGAACGCGGGCTGGTCACCCCGGGGCGGGCGCTCGATCTGGGCTGCGGGCCGGGGCGCAACGCGCTGTATCTCGCGTCGCTCGGCTACGAGGTGGACGCGGTCGATCTGTCGCCCGGGGCTGTCGCCTGGGCAGAGGAGCGGGCCCGGGAGGCGGGTGCGGACATCCGGTTCCACTGCGGGGACGCCTTCGCCGAGGGGGCGCCGGCCGGGCCGTACGACCTGATCCATGACTCGGGGTGCTTCCACCATCTGCCGCCGCACCGGCGGATCACCTATCTCGCCTATGTGGAGCGGGCCTTGGCGCCCGGTGGACATCTGTCGTTGGGTGCCTTCGCCTCCGGGGCGATGGGGTCGGAGCTGTCGGACGTGGAGCTGTACCGGACGGCCCGGCTCCACGGCGGTGTGGCGTACACGGCCGAGTCGTTGCGCTGGATCTTCGGCGGGCCGCAGGGTCTGGAGGAGGTGGAGCTGCGCAGGATGCGGGACGAACCTGCCGACTCCCCCTGGTTCGGCGAGGACTTCATGTGGGCGGCGCTGTTCCGCAGGCGTGCGGACGGCACCGTCGGCCTCGGCTGA
- a CDS encoding winged helix-turn-helix transcriptional regulator yields the protein MTKQFTGTPEEQADLRRADSLAREIFSDVANKWALLIIEALGDRTLRFSEVRGEVEGISHKMLTQNLRMLERNGLVERTVYPTVPPKVEYTLTGPGRALRKTVDVMCEWTHRNLGHIEAARRGFDGAG from the coding sequence GTGACCAAGCAATTCACCGGTACGCCCGAGGAACAGGCCGACCTGAGGCGCGCGGACTCGCTGGCGCGGGAGATCTTCTCGGACGTCGCCAACAAGTGGGCGCTGCTGATCATCGAGGCGCTGGGGGACCGCACCCTGCGCTTCAGCGAGGTGCGCGGTGAGGTCGAGGGCATCAGCCACAAGATGCTCACCCAGAACCTGCGCATGCTGGAGCGCAACGGCCTGGTGGAGCGGACCGTGTATCCCACGGTTCCGCCGAAGGTCGAGTACACCCTGACCGGGCCGGGGCGAGCGCTGCGGAAGACGGTCGACGTCATGTGCGAGTGGACCCATCGGAACCTCGGCCACATCGAGGCCGCCCGGCGCGGTTTCGACGGCGCCGGCTGA
- a CDS encoding IS5 family transposase (programmed frameshift), producing MRADLVPDDLWERVAPLLPPAPERRRRYPGRLRVPDRAALAGVLYVLRTGVAWRDVPAETVGCSGVTAWRRLRDWTEAGVWPRLHAALLTELRRADLLDLDDCAVDGSHVRALKRGDRVGPSPVDRARPGSKHHVIVDRHGTPLAVTLTGGNRHDVTQLLPLLDAVPPIRGLRGRPRRKPRRLYADRGYDFDKYRRLLWKRGIKPLIARRGVAHGSGLGQVRWVVERTFAWLHQFKRLRIRYERRADLHHGLLELACSIICLRKLRLQT from the exons GTGCGTGCTGATCTTGTTCCTGACGACCTGTGGGAGCGGGTGGCCCCGCTGCTGCCGCCTGCTCCGGAACGGCGCCGCCGGTATCCCGGCCGGCTTCGCGTTCCAGACCGGGCGGCACTTGCTGGCGTCCTGTACGTGCTGCGGACCGGTGTCGCCTGGCGCGACGTTCCTGCGGAGACCGTGGGCTGCTCCGGGGTGACGGCCTGGCGCCGGCTACGGGACTGGACCGAGGCCGGCGTCTGGCCACGCCTGCACGCTGCCCTGCTGACCGAGCTGCGCCGCGCCGACCTGCTGGACCTGGACGACTGCGCGGTGGACGGGTCGCACGTCCGGGCCCTCA AAAGGGGGGATCGTGTCGGCCCCTCGCCCGTCGACCGCGCCCGCCCCGGCTCCAAGCACCACGTGATCGTCGACCGGCACGGAACCCCGCTCGCCGTCACCCTCACCGGCGGCAACCGGCACGACGTCACCCAGCTCCTGCCACTGCTCGACGCCGTCCCGCCGATCCGGGGCCTGCGAGGACGCCCCCGCCGCAAACCCCGGCGGCTGTACGCCGACCGAGGCTACGACTTCGACAAGTACCGCCGCCTGCTGTGGAAGCGAGGCATCAAACCGCTGATCGCCCGGCGCGGCGTCGCCCACGGCTCCGGACTGGGCCAGGTCCGCTGGGTGGTCGAGCGCACCTTCGCCTGGCTGCACCAGTTCAAACGGCTCCGCATCCGCTACGAGCGCCGAGCTGACCTTCACCACGGCCTGCTCGAGCTTGCTTGCAGCATCATCTGCCTGCGGAAACTTCGACTGCAGACCTGA
- a CDS encoding Gfo/Idh/MocA family protein, producing the protein MTRRTVRIAMNGVTGRMGYRQHLVRSILAIREQGGLDLGGGEVLWPEPVLVGRRAHALQALAEQHGLTEWSTDLDAVLADETIDIYFDAQVTSARVDAIKKAIAAGKHIYTEKPTATDVEGALELARLARDAGIKHGVVQDKIFLPGLLKLKRLIDGGFFGEILSVRGEFGYWVFEGDWQEAQRPSWNYRAEDGGGIVVDMFPHWEYVLHELFGQVTSVSAHVQTHIPQRWDEQGKPYTATADDAAYGTFQLAGGAVAQINSSWAVRVNRDELVEFQVDGTHGSAVAGLRNCRVQHRSATPKPVWNPDLPVTESFRDQWQEVPDNAVFDNGFKAQWELFLRHIVLDEPYTWDLMAGARGVQLAELGLKSAAEGRRFDVPELSL; encoded by the coding sequence GTGACACGCAGGACAGTGCGCATCGCCATGAACGGCGTCACGGGACGCATGGGATACCGGCAGCACCTGGTGCGCTCGATCCTCGCGATCCGCGAGCAGGGCGGCCTCGACCTCGGCGGCGGCGAGGTGCTGTGGCCCGAGCCCGTGCTCGTCGGCCGGCGCGCCCACGCGCTCCAGGCACTCGCCGAGCAGCACGGCCTGACCGAGTGGTCCACCGACCTGGACGCGGTGCTCGCCGACGAGACCATCGACATCTACTTCGACGCCCAGGTCACCTCGGCCCGCGTCGACGCGATCAAGAAGGCCATCGCGGCCGGCAAGCACATCTACACCGAGAAGCCCACCGCCACCGACGTCGAGGGCGCCCTCGAACTCGCCCGGCTCGCGCGGGACGCCGGCATCAAGCACGGAGTCGTCCAGGACAAGATCTTCCTCCCCGGCCTGCTGAAGCTGAAGCGCCTCATCGACGGCGGCTTCTTCGGCGAGATCCTCTCCGTGCGCGGCGAGTTCGGCTACTGGGTCTTCGAGGGCGACTGGCAGGAGGCCCAGCGGCCGTCCTGGAACTACCGCGCGGAGGACGGCGGCGGCATCGTCGTCGACATGTTCCCGCACTGGGAGTACGTCCTGCACGAGCTGTTCGGCCAGGTCACCAGCGTCTCCGCGCACGTCCAGACGCACATCCCGCAGCGCTGGGACGAACAGGGCAAGCCCTACACCGCCACCGCCGACGACGCCGCCTACGGCACCTTCCAGCTGGCCGGCGGCGCCGTCGCCCAGATCAACTCCTCCTGGGCGGTCCGCGTCAACCGCGACGAGCTGGTCGAGTTCCAGGTCGACGGCACCCACGGCTCCGCCGTCGCCGGGCTGCGCAACTGCCGTGTCCAGCACCGCTCCGCCACCCCGAAGCCGGTCTGGAACCCGGACCTCCCGGTCACCGAGTCCTTCCGCGACCAGTGGCAGGAAGTCCCCGACAACGCCGTCTTCGACAACGGCTTCAAGGCCCAGTGGGAGCTCTTCCTGCGCCACATCGTCCTGGACGAGCCCTACACCTGGGACCTGATGGCCGGCGCCCGGGGCGTCCAGCTGGCCGAGCTCGGCCTCAAGTCCGCGGCCGAGGGCCGGCGTTTCGACGTACCGGAGCTGTCGCTGTGA
- a CDS encoding serine hydrolase domain-containing protein — protein sequence MLTSGDGTGTREQAVHGDVHTGFEGVREVFTQLTRQQPQPTGLQLAVYRNGTRLVDLWSGPGVDGDTMTGVFSVSKGAAHIVVALLVQDGVLDLDREVASYWPEFAQAGKERVTLRQLLAHQAGVIGVDEVFTVEELADDRLMAERLAAQAPYWEPGTAFGYHGLVIAALTGEVVYRATGRTLHDWWEQRVRRPYGVDFYLGLPEELEPRYLPVQPEVTDPGQVPPAEDKLVAIAFSTEHMPDLSVFPNTRRVRELGQASAGGVASARGVAGAYAAVIGGLDDRPALLTPGTVTAFSQVHSEGIDLVGGGESRFALGFQVFHQRYPAAPPDAFGHGGAAGALAFASPGQGLAFAYLRDRFADGDQTDRERALLVEAVTEAAARTDG from the coding sequence ATGCTGACGAGCGGCGACGGGACCGGCACACGGGAGCAGGCCGTACACGGAGACGTACACACCGGATTCGAAGGGGTCCGTGAGGTCTTCACGCAACTGACCCGGCAGCAACCACAGCCCACCGGGCTGCAGTTGGCGGTGTACCGCAACGGCACACGCCTGGTGGACCTCTGGTCCGGGCCGGGGGTGGACGGGGACACCATGACCGGCGTGTTCTCGGTGAGCAAGGGCGCGGCCCACATCGTCGTGGCCCTGCTCGTCCAGGACGGCGTACTCGACCTGGACCGCGAAGTGGCCTCCTACTGGCCGGAGTTCGCACAGGCCGGCAAGGAGCGCGTCACCCTGCGGCAACTCCTGGCCCACCAGGCCGGGGTGATCGGCGTCGACGAGGTGTTCACCGTCGAGGAACTGGCCGACGACCGCCTGATGGCCGAGCGGCTCGCCGCACAGGCCCCCTACTGGGAGCCCGGCACGGCCTTCGGCTACCACGGCCTCGTCATCGCCGCCCTCACCGGGGAGGTCGTGTACCGGGCCACCGGACGCACCCTCCACGACTGGTGGGAGCAGCGCGTACGCCGCCCGTACGGTGTCGACTTCTACCTGGGGCTGCCCGAGGAACTGGAGCCCCGCTACCTGCCCGTACAGCCCGAAGTCACCGATCCGGGCCAGGTCCCGCCGGCCGAGGACAAGCTGGTGGCCATAGCCTTCAGCACCGAGCACATGCCGGACCTGTCGGTCTTCCCCAACACGCGGCGCGTCAGGGAGCTGGGGCAGGCGTCGGCGGGCGGGGTGGCCTCCGCCCGGGGCGTGGCCGGCGCCTACGCGGCCGTCATCGGCGGCCTGGACGACAGGCCCGCGCTGCTCACCCCCGGTACCGTCACCGCCTTCAGCCAGGTCCACTCCGAGGGCATCGACCTGGTGGGCGGCGGCGAGTCCCGTTTCGCCCTGGGGTTCCAGGTCTTCCACCAGCGCTACCCCGCCGCGCCCCCGGACGCCTTCGGCCACGGGGGAGCGGCCGGCGCCCTCGCCTTCGCGAGCCCGGGCCAGGGCCTGGCGTTCGCCTACCTCCGCGACCGGTTCGCGGACGGGGACCAGACGGACAGGGAGCGCGCCCTGCTGGTCGAGGCGGTGACAGAAGCGGCGGCCCGCACCGACGGTTAG
- a CDS encoding helix-turn-helix transcriptional regulator, giving the protein MEDIETIAVLQDPVRRRLYEYVAAQGREVGRNEVAEAAGVSRTLAAHHLDRLTEAGLLVSGSRRLTGRSGPGAGRPAKVYTRARAEWSVSLPARDYRTAAELLAEAAEEAGLDAGLCAAARRRGEVLRGEAGPCGSLGEVMGVLAARGYEPHLEEKAGAEAGEGARAVRMRNCPFDVVAERFPPLVCGMNLALLEGLLGADGSLRARMDARPGECCVVVEDSKNNTD; this is encoded by the coding sequence GTGGAGGACATCGAGACGATCGCGGTGCTGCAGGACCCGGTGCGGCGCCGCCTGTACGAGTACGTGGCGGCCCAGGGCCGGGAGGTCGGCCGTAACGAGGTCGCCGAGGCGGCGGGGGTGTCGCGCACGCTCGCCGCGCACCACCTGGACCGGCTGACCGAGGCCGGACTGCTGGTGAGCGGCAGCCGCAGGCTGACGGGGCGGTCGGGGCCGGGGGCGGGCCGCCCCGCCAAGGTGTACACGCGGGCGCGGGCCGAGTGGTCGGTGTCCCTGCCCGCGCGTGACTACCGCACCGCCGCCGAACTGCTCGCCGAGGCCGCCGAGGAGGCCGGGCTGGACGCCGGGCTCTGCGCGGCGGCGCGCCGTCGGGGCGAGGTGCTGCGGGGGGAGGCCGGGCCCTGCGGCAGCCTGGGCGAGGTCATGGGGGTGCTGGCCGCCCGCGGTTACGAACCGCACCTGGAGGAGAAAGCCGGAGCGGAAGCGGGGGAGGGCGCGCGTGCCGTCCGTATGCGCAACTGTCCCTTCGACGTCGTCGCCGAACGCTTCCCCCCGCTCGTCTGCGGCATGAACCTCGCACTTCTGGAGGGGCTGCTCGGCGCGGACGGGTCCCTCCGCGCCCGGATGGACGCCCGGCCGGGGGAGTGCTGTGTCGTGGTCGAAGATTCTAAAAACAATACTGATTGA
- a CDS encoding dihydrodipicolinate synthase family protein, giving the protein MTIHLPQGPYEPRTTPLDLTPDGTGLASRTVFSAAHVVADPYADISPDDPAAVDWDATLAFRRHLWSHGLGVAEAMDTAQRGMGLDWAGAAELIRRSGAEAKAVGGRIACGVGTDQLTGPATLADVRAAYEEQLAVVEESGAQAILMASRALAAVARGPEDYLETYAHLLRQAAEPVVLHWLGPMFDPALEGYWGSAGLDAATDTFLKVVAEHPDKVDGIKMSLLDAEREIDVRRRLPSGVRCYTGDDFNYPELIAGDDRGFSHALLGIFDPLGPLAAHAVRVLDTGDVAGFRALLDPTVELSRHLFQAPTRFYKTGVVFLAWLSGHQDHFTMVGGLQSARSLPHLAKAYELADRLGLFPDPELAEARMRGLLAVHGGAR; this is encoded by the coding sequence ATGACCATCCACCTCCCGCAGGGGCCGTACGAGCCGCGCACCACACCGCTCGACCTCACCCCGGACGGCACGGGGCTCGCCTCCCGTACGGTTTTCTCCGCCGCCCACGTCGTCGCCGACCCCTACGCCGACATCAGCCCGGACGACCCCGCCGCCGTCGACTGGGACGCCACCCTCGCCTTCCGCCGCCACCTGTGGTCGCACGGGCTCGGGGTCGCCGAGGCCATGGACACCGCCCAGCGAGGCATGGGCCTCGACTGGGCCGGCGCCGCCGAACTGATCCGCCGCTCCGGCGCCGAGGCGAAGGCCGTCGGCGGACGCATCGCCTGCGGTGTCGGCACCGACCAGCTCACCGGCCCCGCCACCCTGGCCGACGTGCGCGCGGCGTACGAGGAACAGCTCGCCGTCGTCGAGGAGAGCGGCGCCCAGGCCATCCTGATGGCCTCCCGCGCCCTGGCCGCGGTGGCGCGCGGCCCCGAGGACTACCTGGAGACCTACGCCCACCTCCTGCGCCAGGCCGCCGAACCCGTCGTCCTGCACTGGCTCGGCCCGATGTTCGACCCCGCCCTGGAGGGGTACTGGGGCTCCGCCGGCCTCGACGCCGCCACCGACACCTTCCTGAAGGTCGTCGCGGAACACCCGGACAAGGTCGACGGCATCAAGATGTCGCTCCTGGACGCCGAACGCGAGATCGACGTCCGCCGCCGCCTCCCGAGCGGGGTCCGCTGCTACACCGGCGACGACTTCAACTACCCCGAGCTGATCGCGGGGGACGACCGGGGCTTCAGCCACGCACTGCTCGGCATCTTCGACCCGCTGGGGCCGCTCGCCGCCCACGCGGTCCGTGTCCTGGACACCGGTGACGTGGCGGGTTTCCGGGCCCTCCTCGACCCCACGGTCGAGCTGTCCCGGCACCTCTTCCAGGCGCCCACCCGCTTCTACAAGACCGGGGTGGTCTTCCTGGCCTGGCTCTCCGGGCACCAGGACCACTTCACGATGGTCGGCGGCCTCCAGTCCGCCCGGTCCCTGCCGCATCTGGCGAAGGCATACGAACTGGCCGACCGGCTCGGCCTGTTCCCCGACCCCGAACTGGCCGAAGCCCGTATGCGCGGACTGCTGGCCGTCCACGGAGGAGCACGATGA
- a CDS encoding DUF3291 domain-containing protein, which translates to MTAPRPTAHLAELNIATLSYPLDDPRVAPFVEALDPVNAAADGTPGFVWRLVDESGGDATGLRPAGENVIVNLSVWETQEALWDFTYRSGHLEVMRRRREWFERHVRAHLVLWWVPAGHIPTVEEALERLADLQAHGPSPRAFTFASSYTAAEAAPYLPDSPHPSDSPSTPCLPDSPDSPDSPGLPAARPV; encoded by the coding sequence ATGACCGCACCCCGGCCGACCGCCCATCTCGCCGAACTCAACATCGCCACCCTCAGCTACCCCCTCGACGACCCGCGCGTGGCGCCGTTCGTCGAGGCGCTCGACCCCGTCAACGCCGCCGCGGACGGCACGCCCGGCTTCGTGTGGCGGCTGGTGGACGAGAGCGGGGGTGACGCCACCGGCCTGCGCCCGGCGGGCGAGAACGTCATCGTCAACCTGTCGGTGTGGGAGACCCAGGAAGCCCTGTGGGACTTCACCTACCGCAGCGGGCACCTGGAAGTGATGCGGCGACGGCGCGAATGGTTCGAACGGCACGTCAGGGCGCACCTGGTGCTCTGGTGGGTCCCCGCCGGCCACATCCCGACCGTGGAGGAGGCCCTGGAACGGCTGGCGGACCTCCAGGCGCACGGGCCCTCGCCCCGGGCCTTCACCTTCGCCTCGTCCTACACCGCCGCCGAAGCCGCCCCGTACCTCCCGGACTCCCCGCACCCCTCGGACTCCCCGAGTACTCCGTGCCTCCCGGACTCCCCGGACTCCCCGGACTCCCCGGGCCTTCCGGCCGCGCGGCCCGTGTGA
- a CDS encoding class I SAM-dependent methyltransferase: MDDAEFRHPRLAAIYDPLDPGRGDLDAYLAMTEEFGARQVLDIGCGTGVFALLLAARGVEVTGVDPARASVEVARAKPGGERVRWICGDASAALPLRVGLVTMTANVAQAITGPEMWRTTLRSAYEALRPGGRLVFETRVPGRRAWEEWNRNASYGVAEIPGVGAVESWVEVTGVALPLVSFRWTFVFAADGQVLTSDSTLRFRERQEVENDLAAQGFEVEDVRDAPDRPGREFVFVARRPGTGRG; this comes from the coding sequence ATGGACGACGCCGAGTTCCGCCATCCCCGCCTGGCCGCGATCTACGATCCGCTCGACCCCGGGCGTGGTGATCTCGACGCCTATCTCGCGATGACCGAGGAGTTCGGGGCACGGCAGGTGCTCGACATCGGGTGCGGGACGGGTGTGTTCGCGCTGCTGCTGGCCGCACGGGGTGTGGAGGTCACCGGGGTGGATCCGGCCCGCGCCTCCGTCGAGGTGGCGCGGGCCAAACCCGGCGGCGAGCGGGTGCGGTGGATCTGCGGGGACGCCTCGGCGGCTCTGCCGCTCCGGGTCGGCCTGGTGACGATGACGGCGAACGTCGCGCAGGCGATCACCGGGCCGGAGATGTGGCGGACGACCCTGCGATCGGCGTACGAGGCCCTCCGGCCGGGCGGGCGGCTGGTGTTCGAGACGCGGGTGCCGGGACGGCGGGCCTGGGAGGAGTGGAACCGGAATGCCTCGTACGGGGTGGCGGAGATTCCCGGTGTGGGCGCGGTGGAGAGCTGGGTCGAGGTCACCGGGGTGGCTCTGCCGCTGGTGTCGTTCCGGTGGACCTTCGTGTTCGCGGCCGACGGGCAGGTTCTGACCTCGGACTCGACGCTGCGTTTCCGGGAGCGGCAGGAGGTCGAGAACGACCTCGCCGCCCAGGGGTTCGAGGTCGAGGACGTCCGTGACGCGCCCGACCGTCCGGGCAGGGAGTTCGTCTTCGTCGCACGGCGGCCCGGGACGGGGCGCGGCTGA
- a CDS encoding RidA family protein, whose product MAVTLVDPPGLPATGIYRQVSVATGSKLVHIAGQVAWGADGATVGVDDLAAQVEQCYLNVATALAGVGGTPDDLARLTVYVVDWTPDKMPRLMEGIARAAARLGRSPLLPPATLLGVAALDVPEHLVEVEATAMLD is encoded by the coding sequence ATGGCCGTCACCCTGGTGGACCCGCCCGGACTGCCCGCGACCGGCATCTACCGGCAAGTGTCCGTCGCGACCGGCTCGAAGCTGGTGCACATCGCCGGCCAGGTCGCCTGGGGCGCCGACGGGGCCACGGTCGGCGTGGACGACCTGGCCGCCCAGGTCGAGCAGTGTTACCTCAACGTCGCCACCGCCCTGGCCGGGGTCGGCGGCACCCCCGACGACCTCGCGCGGCTGACCGTCTACGTCGTCGACTGGACGCCGGACAAGATGCCCCGGCTCATGGAGGGCATCGCCCGTGCCGCAGCGAGGCTGGGGCGGTCCCCGCTGCTGCCGCCGGCCACCCTCCTGGGCGTCGCGGCCCTGGACGTCCCCGAGCACCTGGTCGAAGTGGAGGCCACGGCGATGCTCGACTGA
- a CDS encoding superinfection immunity protein: MISHIGPLELLVLVLVGLLFLAVPPFIAHRRGVRRLWLVVVVSVIGAFTGLFWFVALFMALAMPARDSGPVPLPER, from the coding sequence GTGATTTCACACATAGGTCCCCTGGAGCTGCTGGTCCTGGTGCTCGTAGGACTGCTCTTCCTCGCCGTACCGCCGTTCATCGCCCACCGCAGGGGGGTGCGGCGCCTGTGGCTGGTCGTCGTGGTCAGCGTGATCGGTGCCTTCACCGGCCTGTTCTGGTTCGTGGCCCTGTTCATGGCGCTGGCGATGCCTGCCCGCGATTCCGGTCCGGTGCCGCTGCCGGAGAGGTGA
- a CDS encoding sugar phosphate isomerase/epimerase family protein — MSTEASGLSRLSVNQETVRQWSLPQLAEGCAKAGLSQVGLWRAPVQEYGVERAGQLMKDTGLTVTSLCRGGFLTASDPAGRARALDDNRAAVDEAVGVNTDTLVLVSGGLPEGDKDLYGARERIADALAELAPYAAERGVRLAIEPLHPMFASDRCVVSTLSQALDIAERFPAEQVGVVVDTYHVWWDDRAPEQIARAGAAGRIHSFQLADWITPLPAGVLVGRGQLGDGSVDFRAIRRHVEATGFDGPIEVEIFNEGLWARDGGDVVAEVAARYLEHAC; from the coding sequence ATGAGCACCGAGGCATCCGGCCTCTCCCGGCTGTCGGTCAACCAGGAGACCGTGCGCCAGTGGTCCCTGCCCCAGCTCGCCGAAGGGTGCGCGAAGGCCGGTCTCTCCCAGGTCGGCCTGTGGCGGGCCCCCGTGCAGGAGTACGGCGTCGAACGCGCCGGGCAGCTGATGAAGGACACCGGCCTCACCGTCACCAGCCTCTGTCGGGGCGGCTTCCTCACCGCGAGCGACCCCGCCGGACGCGCCCGCGCGCTGGACGACAACCGGGCGGCCGTCGACGAGGCGGTGGGCGTGAACACCGACACCCTGGTCCTGGTCTCCGGCGGGCTCCCCGAGGGCGACAAGGACCTCTACGGTGCCCGTGAGCGCATCGCGGACGCCCTGGCCGAACTCGCCCCGTACGCGGCCGAGCGCGGTGTCCGCCTCGCGATCGAACCGCTGCACCCGATGTTCGCCTCGGACCGCTGCGTGGTCTCCACCCTGTCCCAGGCCCTGGACATCGCGGAACGTTTCCCGGCCGAGCAGGTCGGCGTGGTCGTCGACACCTACCACGTCTGGTGGGACGACCGGGCGCCCGAGCAGATCGCCCGGGCCGGGGCGGCCGGCCGGATCCACTCCTTCCAGCTCGCCGACTGGATCACCCCGCTCCCGGCGGGCGTCCTGGTGGGCCGGGGACAGCTGGGTGACGGGAGCGTGGACTTCCGGGCCATCCGGCGGCACGTCGAGGCGACGGGCTTCGACGGTCCGATCGAGGTGGAGATCTTCAACGAGGGACTCTGGGCGCGGGACGGCGGCGACGTGGTGGCCGAGGTGGCCGCCCGGTACCTGGAACACGCCTGCTGA